The region CCTTATGGGTCAGCAACCCGTGAACCAGTCGAAGCTGACTGCCGGTGCACAACATTCTCTTGGCTTTGCAAACCAAGTTGAGAAATTCACGCGTCCCGTAATGTAGGTGCCTCGATGAAACTACGCGAAATAAGAATACTGTAAAGACCAAAAAGTTTCCGGATTTTAAATCGCTGACTGACGTCTCGACCGCAAAAGACGCTCAGATATTACGGGTTTTTTCGGTgtatttcgttttgtttcgctGGAGAATTTATGGTCACTTCGAAACGATGTCATTCGATCACTGATCTGTAAGACGATTCGATGGATTCTTATATAATGGTACGAATTATAAACTTATTCCTGAAAGTGcgcaattttttccaatatcaTTTACGGTTTTACTTCGAAACCTTAGAAAgctaatattattattgtatattgtCCCTAATATTTCGAcgttgaaacttgaaattattgtataatcgAGCGAGTTCATCGACCGTTGTACCTAGATTTATTTTAAGAGCTGGCTAGCTTGTATTCGGCCGAGATTTGCAACTCGCACGTAGCTGTTTGAACCAATGCAATTATTATTCTAACCATTAGGTAAAGTAGGTAAAACGCATGCTCGCTTTCCCCTATGATTGTATTAAACTGCAACAATAAAATACACCTCGATTCTGGTACTTATACGTAACTTACAAGGACATATGTTTTACCCGTAAACCCAAATCTgatactaattgtaagtaaattGTATATGCGTACATATCAAACATCGCGTATGTGTAGAGAGAGCCGTGGTGAAAGTCAATACGATTGCCTAACCGCAGGCGGATTATGGACATGTTTAactagaaaaaatttaatttatgcGCAGAATTAGTCGAGGTGCCTCTTTTTCCTTACATGTTTATAACGGCCATGTAATCGTTCCAACTTAATTCGATCTGCAACAGATGCAGTGGCATCGTGATACATCCGATTGgtcttttttttcgtgtaagaTGATTCACTGTTGCTACAACGGCTGGCAATGATTGTAATCAGAAAAAAGCGTATCAATGGTATGTGCGCACACACAACcacgatatatgtatacgtgtttTAACGCCCTGATAACTCTTATCGCTCAACCGCGTCCCCTGCCaatgtatgtaataatataatgaaacgGCACCATAAATATcaacgttatacgtatatgtatttattatgcatcgttgtacaaaaGTAGCTCTATAATTATAAAGTTTTTGCAACAGCATTCACCACCTTTCATTGAAAGTGGACTACGTTGCATAAGAAATTGCTACCAAGTTGAGAATTGAAGAGGTCAAAATTTAAGGCCAGTTAGGACCTTATTCCTTATATGAGTACAAAACATGTTACGTGAAAAAGACACAACTAACTTCGTGACTGCCAATTGTGCCTTCGGCCATAACGAATTGCTGAACCAGTATTGTGCCAATTCAAGTTGATACCATTGTGTAACTTGTatggtttgaaaattattactatAGTTATTATTGAAGTAAGTCGTGTTGTTTTTTGATGTTATTTCTTGCTATTGATATAAAATGTTGGGCAAcatattatttgtaattagCTCAAAAAAACACGGCGCCTAGGTAAAGCGTTATATTAATCTCAATATACAACCGCTATGTAAAGCTTTGCCGCAATTTCCGTTTCAGACTTTGTCTTCACTAATCGTAAGACTTTTTATCGTCGCTATAGGTTCTTATGTATCGTTTAACCAGCATCTGGGTACTGCAGCTCACATTTCAATTCGCTGTTATCCTGCATTAAATATTACACAGGGTGTATATTGATATTATGTAATGTAAAGATAAGTATAAACCGCCAAGGGAACTCCTCGGTCTCATCTTATTTCACTAATGATcgaaatcaattaatcaagCTGGTATAGGTGACACCTACACTTGAGTGCGCTAATTGATTGATTAACCAGCTTACTGAACAATTACATGCATCGTTTACACGAACGATGTATACTGGGCATGCAGAAATCTCAGCTCCAAATTCACGTGAATTGAATGACGTATTCCCTTTAAGTCttcgaatttaattttaattagcAAAATCTATAAAATGGCCAATTAGCAAGAATTTTGCAATAGGAAAACTTGTTTGTTTAATGAAACATCGTAGAATCGTTGAACTTCTTCTGAGATGCGATTTTTTCACTGTTGCTACAGTACGAAATAAAGATGGAATCTTGCGTCAACGGTTAACAGAGCGGATGCAGGCTTGTTGAGCTAATGCCACAATCATACTTATAtctttacatgtatatatatagctcGCAATTCTTTCGGAGGATGacaaattggaataaaatattcgtCATCCAGCGAACAGTTTTACTGATTACCTCGCAAATAATATTGCATACTAATTCAATACATATGCGGTCGTTAATTAAGTAATACGTTTTAACTAGAATCGAAATTTGTTACTACACTGAAATCTTATTCCCGCCCTGACGAATTTTCCTTCATTTCATGTGGAACATCTGAATTATTTTAGACTAGCCGTCATCGGTCGTTGAGtgataaaattgattcaattaaTACGAAACCATCTGTATTCAAGTACTATACAATTTAATAATTAGTCATAGTTGTGTTTTCATTACGCGTAAGAAGACATTGTTCGACACACGGGATCGCGTATCGCTTTTAAAATTGCACAGTATAACTTTGAAGAAACTGAactatatttattgttatattttactgttttatatgttaaataaaatttggatTTCGGTGTATGAAATACAGGATTATTATACGTTCAATTCATATAAATCATAAATACAGTCAATTGTTTGTAAAGTTTTTATTAACGaaaattgtattaaactgACGGCTCTCTGTTACAGTTCTGGGAAATAATCTCTGATGAGCATGGCATTGACCCAACTGGAAATTACGTTGGAACCAACGACCTTCAACTGGAGCGTATTAATGTTTACTACAATGAAGCAAGCAGTAAGGAGAAGATTGTTAATAGGATGACCATAACCATGTGATTTACTTAAAGCTTTACAGTCTAAGAATCGAACCTCATAGAAGTACGTACCAGCAACACATTATTTAACAATGTTCAACGTGTTTCTCTTTAGGTCACAAGTTTGTCCCGCGTGCCATACTTGTCGACTTGGAACCCGGTACCATGGACTCTATCCGAAGTGGTCCTATTGGTCAAATTTTTAGACctgataattttgtttttggacAAAGCGGAGCCGGTGAGTACACTGTCAATTCTTATGCCTTGGCATGTCTATCTAAAAAATCATTGATCATGTTTCTGTCCAATCAGTTAAATCTTCATTCAACAGAGTGCAAGGAACGATAATCACAGTTTTTGACATGTACTCTACAAAAATGATGTGTCAGTAATAATATACCGTTGTtcatgaataaattgaattattttaggGAACAATTGGGCGAAGGGTCACTACACAGAAGGTGCAGAGTTGGTAGACGCTGTTTTGGATGTAGTCAGAAAAGAGTCAGAGGGCTGTGACTGTCTTCAGGGATTCCAGCTGACCCACTCACTTGGAGGTGGAACCGGCTCTGGTATGGGAACATTACTCATTTCCAAAATCAGAGAAGAGTACCCAGACCGTATTATGAACTCCTTCAGTGTCGTACCATCTCCAAAGGTAAAATGCAGTTTCTAATAAGAAATATCATATCTATTAAGAAGGAAGTGATTTAAAACCGCGATCGCAATTATTTCAATGTGCGGAactttataaaataatttgttaattataTTCTACTACAATCTAAAGTGTCAACATGAAGCTCGTTATTGGTTTTTGTCTTCTAGGTATCAGATACAGTAGTGGAACCCTACAACGCTACTTTATCAGTTCACCAGCTTGTAGAAAATACAGACGAAACATTCTGCATCGACAACGAAGCCTTGTATGATATTTGCTTCCGTACTCTAAAGCTCACATCCCCCACTTATGGAGATCTGAACCACCTTGTCTCCGTATGTATCCGTTTCTTCTTATTACATTTGTGCCCACgtcaaaaataattgaatatccTGATTTCAAATACTATTACGTCACGTTCAACTAAAATATCAATGTCATTCAAGGATAGcaaatcaaaatatttcaacttttttgaatattttttctcataattgCAGGTCACCATGTCTGGTGTCACGACGTGTTTAAGGTTCCCAGGTCAACTGAATGCTGACTTGCGCAAACTCGCTGTTAACATGGTACCTTTCCCACGTCTACACTTCTTTATGCCTGGATTTGCACCGCTCACAGCACGTGGTAGCCAACAATATCGAGCTTTGTCTGTGCCAGAGCTCACGCAACAAGtaagaatataatttttcctggaataatataaatatttcgtaAACTTTGATgatttacaaattattatgCAATTACTTTTACAGATGTTCGATGCGAAAAATATGATGGCAGCGTGCGATCCTCGTCATGGACGGTATTTGACAGTAGCCGCGATATTCAGAGGACAGATGTCTATGAAAGAAGTCGACGAGCAAATgctaaatatacaaaataagAATTCGAGTTACTTTGTAGAATGGATCCCAAATAATGTGAAGGTTGCCGTATGCGACATCGCTCCTAAGGGACTCAAGATGTCATCTACTTTTATCGGCAATTCCACTGCCATTCAAGAAATCTTCAAGCGTATAAGCGAACAATTCACCGCTATGTTTAGGCGCAAAGCTTTCCTTCATTGGTATACTGGTGAGGGTATGGATGAAATGGAGTTCACAGAAGCAGAGAGCAACATGAACGATCTTGTCTCAGAATATCAACAATATCAAGTAGGAAATCTGTCATATGTCAAATGTTTTAATAATAACTTAAATAATTGCCACCTTTTTTTGAGTTAACTGTATTCATGGAATGCAACTAATTGAACATTTAATTATGATTATAGGAAGCGACCGCAGATGACGAAGAGGCATTCGAAGATGAGGAAATTCTTGACGAAGAGGCTGCCTAATACAGAAGTTCTGAAAAACTTAACTATTGTCACATTATTCTGTCTTGTATGTAGGATTATCttatttttgttacaaatttaaaagatcaaatttttttccattcactacaatttattgtatataatttattttaagaCAAGAATATCAGTAAATAAAGCCCCagtattgatttttaattcgGTAAAAAATATCTAGTTCACACGTCATAACTGAAATATATTCCTAACCATTTTTCACCCCACGATTCAACTACGGAATTTGAAGTCCGGTCATCAGTGTGGTTAATTAGTTCACTATCTTCTGTGAATAAATTGTGATCAAACACCCAGAATCTTGCTTTTGATAaatcatttattaaaaatactgTATACTTACCTCAATAtcacaaattatttcatgttCTAGTTAGTATTACTAAGCTTAGTAATACAAATTATAGGAAAAGTACAAATAAGATATTGGATCTATTTCAGGAAATATAATTCACTGAGAAATCGTATCGAGTGATTATTGAAACACcttattagaaaatttttacaagcgCTGCCAAGATTATCTGCATTGCGTATGTAAATGTACATCTGCGAATCAATTATCATTCAATGAGTGTTGTAGCCTTGTAGAGCCAAATAGGTTTTAAATATTGATGAACACCgtgtgaatataaaaaaaaaatgtatatcacCGATATTGGTTTTATTCCAGGCATTATTTATTAgagcaaaaattgaaaatatgcgCAGTTTACATTGCACTAGCTATTTCCTGGTAAAGTTAAAATTTGTCTCCTATTCGATGAcgaaaattacgtataattataacaaaacAACTCGtatagacatttttttcaaaacattcgAAAAGTCCTACTCTAACTGTTGATCTgaataaaattcagtaaaaaaatatacatgtgtgcAGCTGATTATAGCTGTGATCCGTTGTACAACTACAATTGCATACATCTGTTTTACGCACCTTTCATTATGAACTATAAAGTATATAGAAAATCCcaatttattgttttcttttcgtaTTATAACTGTAGTCAATCCAACGGTAAATTTCACGTATATAGCAATTTGGTAAACTAAGGTTCATCCATACGAAGGAAGGacgtatttattattatataaaataaacgtCTGTCTCCGCTAATATTATTACGCATACGATTTTGATAGCATTGTCAAATATTTGCGAATACTAATAATATTCCACACAgtattatttgttatttctcGAAATTGTGTATTTTCTCGTCTCAAACTTAACACCGGTTTCCTACTTAATTCagtgaaaattcattaaaaaatgctAACTGTTGCCACTAAATTAACTTTCAACTATTTTAAATCAGTTGAGAGttacgttgaaaattttcttgtagTATTTAAAGTATCGACGTTTTCATCAGTTGGACTTGTTTGTATTATGGAAACTTGTGAACATTTCTCAGGGTCTGAACTACGAAAAGTTTGGGACCTCGCAGAAGTTTTGACAATTTCTGAGAATCGTTCATCTTGACGTTCAgtttttgagtaatttttacatttcttaaACAATTGTGGCTGACCAAcgatcaaattttgaattttttccagatCAATTTTAACTTTGATGCCAAGCCTGGACCTACACATGTCACCTCCGTACTTGTGCACATTTTCATCTTTACGTTGAGTAATTGGATTTGTAcagatattaaaattttgttttttcatagAGATGCCTAGACCAACATCATTGATTAACTGATAATTCGTATCAAGAGCTTCAACGTGATGTTTATCCAAGTTCGgataatcaaaatatttatcagaTTCTACAAGTTTAGAGTTGACTGTGAATTTATTACTCCAGTCTTTTACGTACGAATCGACGACATTGTTCCAATCATTAATCCGCGACTTTTGTAAACTTGCATCTGAATTATCAATGTTATGATAAACGTGCGAACTACTGTTTATAACCTTAAAACTATTGTAACCAATAACAGGTAGCTTCAACTCTGAAGAATCAATACTACTTTCAACTAAGCACATTGAACCTCTGTTTAATCCATTACACCAGCTGTTTGCATTCAAAATATCATTGGGTCTACAACAGAAATCAAAGTTTGATGCACCTTCTATCTCACTCCTATCTTCGAACCTTTTTATTAAACTTTGATCATTGCTTTCACCGAAGCATTTTCGGCGTTCGTGAAAAATTACATTGTCCTCCTTTTCACACAAACTTTTTGGCTTGCCGCAAGTGCGATTAAAATTTCGTTTATTACCATTCAAACACGCACTCACTGATAAACCAGTTTTTTGAATGTAACTGCTGTTCATATCATCTGATaatgatatttgcttttcatTGCCATCAGATACGTTGCTTTGGATACTGTATTGTCCCTTAGCATCACAAGACGCAATGGATTTGCTGCTTTTGATGGTACCTTCTTCTATAACTGAGGTTTCGTCACTTTCAAATACACATTCAAGAGCTACTGGATCATACATGTTTCCTAATGATTGACATTTCTTGGATACACTTATAATGGAACACTTCTCAGCATCCAGGGGatttgatgatgatgatgatgatgacgatgacggtggtagtggtggtggtggggatggtggtggtgatggtggggatggtggtggtggtggtggtggtggtggtggtggtggtggtggtggtgatgatgatgatgatgatgatgatgatgatgatgatgatgatgatgatgatgatgatgatgatgatgatgatgatgatggtggtggtggtggtgaatAGTTAGGTTGTGTAGAAGATAGAAGCAGACCTTGCTTCTCTAGCACGCTCATTGGATCTGGTACATTTCTTGCTTTTAAGGGATTACCAGCAGTTGTACTAAGATTTACTGTGAAGGTATCATTGACGACCATCTGTACAAAAAAAGTGCATCGTGCCATCAGCTTTGTTAGTTTGGTAGATTGTGTTCAAATAAGAAGGCTGATATGGGATAGAATTCATACCTGAACAATATCTTCATCCAGAACACGAAATTTGAGATTTTGCAAAGGCACCTTTCGAGGTATCACTCGAGGTTTATTACAACATTTTCTCGTGGTTGATGAACTGCAGGGGCGTTGCATAGTTGTTGGAAGGGTTGAAGCACAAGTGGAACTGAAAACAATAAGTCactcaatcaatttttcaaggcagaataaataatatttaatgattTTAGCAATTATATGAAAGTCACAGtgtcaataattatacatcacTATCCGTTGACACTCTGAATATTAATACATGTATGAAGCAAAAACTAGTTATGAATTTATTTGAACGACAAATGTCCTCTGACTAAAGAGTACTAATAggatcaattttattttatactcacCAAATCAAAGAATGCCGTATCGCATAGcgtgaaaaacaataattactattcaaataatttgaaataaactttAGTAAAATAGTAAATTTGAAGTATTATGAAGTCAtgatgaaattattgaattattgaattatttgtctCGGATTAAACAAATTGCCATCAATAATAAACTTTACTGCTAAAAGTCGTTAGATGGGATTGATACAACTCTGTTTTATAGGAAACACTTACATGCTGGAATTATGATTGACTCTTTCTGCTGAATCTGATATTGCACTGGGCTTTTGCTTAAAGGCGATTGCTTCTGGTTTTGTATGGTCTGCGGTCCTCGAGCTCGAATAAAGAGCAAATCCGGCCTCAGCAGCAGGACTGGAGCCTGCATCCCCGTCACACTGTTAGAATCGCAAGAGATACACTGGAGAGGAGGTACGGGGATAATTTGCATACACACATTCCCCGCACCTAGTATCTCACCAGACACATTCTTGATTTGCTGACTTTTGACTCATGATAGTAAGAATAACTTTTTACAACTTCGCAATAATACTGAAGAGCCACACTTTTGTAGGCCAATTGgatgtatttttattctaaatttCCAAAGCTTCTGTAAAACTCGAGTGACATTATGGATGTCTTAGACTTGGTTACTATGGTCCAGAAAAAACAACCATAACACACACGAAAAAGAACTTTATATTTATGTCAACGTTCGGGTGACTTCAAATTGTAATGACATACTCTGCGTTAATATTTGTAGCAAATTCTCCTTAGTTTGTTCTTCAAATGTTCATAAGTACTAACAAATGTTTCACTATAAATACACTTATACATATGTTAATGACCTGATGGCAGCCAATTCACTTTCAACACAAGTATTAATTCTTAGTTTACAGATTTGAACTGAGTACATGAATCAATTCTAATCAAAACACATATCATTGGTGTCTGTTTACTGAAGATTTCATGGCGTTTTTATGGTTTTGAAGTCATTAAATTCCACTTATCCATGCTAAGTTAGGTCAATTTGGACCGCCCCTGTGAGTTAACTCTATTTCAACACAATCTATCGACATCTTCTTTCGAAtggaacatttataaataaacatactGAATCGAGAAATATCTGCAGAAATAATCCAGTGAGAGTGTCGCCGTTtttgtaagaagaaaaaactgaaCAAATAAGCAGTTCTTATTtactcaaaaaattaaaacaaggCATTATTATTGCTTCTTATTGGAggcaaataaatttaaattcagtTCTAGTTCAAAACCGTAACATATAAGAATTTGAGAGAAAAACTATGAGGCATGCTTTCTAGTTTTGATGATGCTACATTCACACTATCCGAACAGCAAAAGAAAACTTTGATACCATTTAAGTCTACATCATTGTGGAGGATAATAAAGTGATACCACTGCTGGACTTGCTTGTATACTGAATTATGAACCTGATTCGATGTATGATCATTCATGAAAAGAAACTTTTGTGTCATATGTGCATGGAAATGAGATGGTATTGCATGAAAATTACCTAAGAATTTGGTATTTGTGTAATGTAATGTGTTTTTACAAAGCTTTTGTCATGAGCAATATTGAAAGATTTATCATTGAACTCCAGTACTTCAATTACGAAATCCGAAGCTTGTCATTATACTTAGACTACTTATACATAGATCGAACCATAGGATTTACATATAATTTTTGGACGCATTTATAATTACTGCAGCTTTATTATGTTTACTACGTTTATTTGCGCAAGAGAAGGTCTCACTATCCGGATGTGATGTCGATTACTTAGGAGAGAAGGTTGTACCTAATTTTTTAACGGTACACTGGCTGTACCACCGACTATTATTCCTTCATTTGACTGAGAATTTCATGTTTTCATTTACtgcaataatgaaataaactAACAGTTAGTTACCAGCTACTACCGCGTATTGACAAGGCCACAATGCATGTTATTATCCTCCGCCATGATTCACTTACACACATCTAAAAACAATTACacttataataaaaattacttaCACCGCTAGTCACCAGACTTCCATTTCCCAGTTGCGTTACTGGATTGCATATTTTCATCATGGTATTCGCAATTGACTGATTTTCATTACTGTTGGTAAGACCCTCAGAGTTATTTCTTGGTAGACTATTGTAACATGTGCGATCAGGTGTAGACGGATTAGTTTGTTCATTGAACATAATTGGATTTTGTTGTGTTTGAACTTGCCTAATCTTTTCATGGGATTGATGAACTGTGTGTGGCTTTGGAGCAACGATATCCTCCGAATTAGGAAGGTGTGCAAAAAGTTGCGGGTTGATTGAAGTAGATGGCCTTTCTGGCGAATTTTGTAACTCATTTACTGGAGATTTAAAATTGTGGCATGTAGTGTTTTGAATACTGTCACTACATTCTGTAATATTGCTGACAGAGTGTTGTACAACTAACTCAGGTTGGGTGGAATTGCTGACTTTCATTACTTCGGATGTAGACATAGAATTTAGTTGTATTCGAATTGGAGTATTCACATTATTTGGTATAATGATATGGTTGATATTTACGTGACTCTGATTTTGTACCGAACTGCTACCAACAGTTCCAGAATTGTAATTgcaaaatccatttttttgttctagatCCACCCTTCTGATCAATCTAATACAACTTTTGTTAGCTTGTGTTCCATTCATATTCACTTGCAACGCTGTTGTACTTTGTTGGGAACTGTAACTACTAGTTGACTGACTCATTGGTATTGAGGTTGGAGCTACTGGAACTGCACGACTTATGTCATTCGAATTAATATTCCAAGAAATGTTTCTCGTCTGGGGTTTGGGTGTAGAATCGTTAGAATCATCAATCCGAACTTTTTTACATGATATTTCCGGATCTTCTGTGATAGGTAGGATAGATGCAGGGCTATCCATTGTGTATTCGTCACTTTTCCGTTTTAAATTAGACCCACTAACTGAAGAGGTATTAAGTTGGATGAATTTCAACTGTGGTTTTGGAATTTCCATCATTTGATTTTGCACTACTTGCAACTGCTGGTTACCACTCAGTGATGGAATATCACCTTGAACACTTCCTGCAAAAGTGACAGAAGAGTCAGGggtaatattttccacgttcACAGTTGTAGATGGGTTTTCATAATATTCGGGCCGTAATGAGGTAACATTTGTGATTTTAAGATTGAGCACAGGATTTTTCTGCAAAACTTTATCGTCTACTAGCAAATCTGCCTCTTCTTTGCTTCCATTTGAATTGTTTCTGACGATACTAGTAGTATTCATACTATCGATCGGAGGTTTCATTACATTTGCTCTATTAATATTTGGTATTGTTGTCGCAGTAGAAGTTGTATTAGTAGTATTTGAGACACTCGATAGATGTAGTGTAATTAAACCGTTCACCCTAGGATTTACTTTGGGTGGACTATTTAATACTTCCGAAGGTTCTGAACGCCTCATTTTGGTAACCTTAGAATTCTTTTTGATCTTTTGAATATTAGTTGTTACTTCACTCAAATTGCGAGACTCAATTTGGATTCGTTTCGTAGTCACCGAACTATTGTGTTTAGGTGTTATATCAATTATCTGCAAAAGAAGGGTAAAAATCACTTTTCTGATTAAAGTTCACAGtaattgtgtataaaatttgtGGCAACTTTCATATGAACTACAGTACTACAGTATAAAAGTGTATATCATACCTCCACCTCGTCGTCACTATCAATTACAATAACATCAGCAGTATGAAAATTGGCATTTTCTGGTTTTACATTGATTGCTTTTGACGAGTCGCTGGTTCTTTGAGAGTTAACATCATTTAATTTACTGGATTCATGATCAGTCAATTCCAAGACTTCTTTAGAGGGACACGTTTTTGAGTGTAATGTGTCACTGTTAGATTT is a window of Neodiprion pinetum isolate iyNeoPine1 chromosome 4, iyNeoPine1.2, whole genome shotgun sequence DNA encoding:
- the LOC124216401 gene encoding serine-rich adhesin for platelets-like isoform X2, with protein sequence MSRRRSKRPPEAPGTLTCCFCGFSEDDEVEYGKLWNHDGIVTHYYCLLLSSNMEQNGNDNEGILGFLTSDIQKELRRGKRLSCSYCKRNGATLGCCNSRCKQVFHLPCGLQAGSLHQFFGEFRSYCIRHRIKQKIDEFIIEEAAAAGDVTCYICYEEVNPQNPIRTLWAPCCRKNAWFHRKCVQRLALSAGYFFKCPLCNNKSEFQKAMLEHGIFIPNQDASWELVPNAFQELLHRHNQCDAAECLCPKGRSHTSVNAKWELVLCRLCGSQGVHKSCGQLKWGSSVWECTECTGMLKKSDDPTPPGGNEPKKTIDHYSNQSSSDSEISVGGNMTPPPISKHDNSPSPTPPTWRLRPGPKSFKLQQASRNMRSLQLMTAATSTTFLPLKHDISLSCASDIGTITIPDTKSNSDTLHSKTCPSKEVLELTDHESSKLNDVNSQRTSDSSKAINVKPENANFHTADVIVIDSDDEVEIIDITPKHNSSVTTKRIQIESRNLSEVTTNIQKIKKNSKVTKMRRSEPSEVLNSPPKVNPRVNGLITLHLSSVSNTTNTTSTATTIPNINRANVMKPPIDSMNTTSIVRNNSNGSKEEADLLVDDKVLQKNPVLNLKITNVTSLRPEYYENPSTTVNVENITPDSSVTFAGSVQGDIPSLSGNQQLQVVQNQMMEIPKPQLKFIQLNTSSVSGSNLKRKSDEYTMDSPASILPITEDPEISCKKVRIDDSNDSTPKPQTRNISWNINSNDISRAVPVAPTSIPMSQSTSSYSSQQSTTALQVNMNGTQANKSCIRLIRRVDLEQKNGFCNYNSGTVGSSSVQNQSHVNINHIIIPNNVNTPIRIQLNSMSTSEVMKVSNSTQPELVVQHSVSNITECSDSIQNTTCHNFKSPVNELQNSPERPSTSINPQLFAHLPNSEDIVAPKPHTVHQSHEKIRQVQTQQNPIMFNEQTNPSTPDRTCYNSLPRNNSEGLTNSNENQSIANTMMKICNPVTQLGNGSLVTSGCDGDAGSSPAAEAGFALYSSSRTADHTKPEAIAFKQKPSAISDSAERVNHNSSISTCASTLPTTMQRPCSSSTTRKCCNKPRVIPRKVPLQNLKFRVLDEDIVQMVVNDTFTVNLSTTAGNPLKARNVPDPMSVLEKQGLLLSSTQPNYSPPPPPSSSSSSSSSSSSSSSSSSSSSSSSSSPPPPPPPPPPPPPPPSPPSPPPSPPPPLPPSSSSSSSSSNPLDAEKCSIISVSKKCQSLGNMYDPVALECVFESDETSVIEEGTIKSSKSIASCDAKGQYSIQSNVSDGNEKQISLSDDMNSSYIQKTGLSVSACLNGNKRNFNRTCGKPKSLCEKEDNVIFHERRKCFGESNDQSLIKRFEDRSEIEGASNFDFCCRPNDILNANSWCNGLNRGSMCLVESSIDSSELKLPVIGYNSFKVINSSSHVYHNIDNSDASLQKSRINDWNNVVDSYVKDWSNKFTVNSKLVESDKYFDYPNLDKHHVEALDTNYQLINDVGLGISMKKQNFNICTNPITQRKDENVHKYGGDMCRSRLGIKVKIDLEKIQNLIVGQPQLFKKCKNYSKTERQDERFSEIVKTSARSQTFRSSDPEKCSQVSIIQTSPTDENVDTLNTTRKFST
- the LOC124216401 gene encoding serine-rich adhesin for platelets-like isoform X3, encoding MHYLVKMSRRRSKRPPEAPGTLTCCFCGFSEDDEVEYGKLWNHDGIVTHYYCLLLSSNMEQNGNDNEGILGFLTSDIQKELRRGKRLSCSYCKRNGATLGCCNSRCKQVFHLPCGLQAGSLHQFFGEFRSYCIRHRIKQKIDEFIIEEAAAAGDVTCYICYEEVNPQNPIRTLWAPCCRKNAWFHRKCVQRLALSAGYFFKCPLCNNKSEFQKAMLEHGIFIPNQDASWELVPNAFQELLHRHNQCDAAECLCPKGRSHTSVNAKWELVLCRLCGSQGVHKSCGQLKWGSSVWECTECTGMLKKSDDPTPPGGNEPKKTIDHYSNQSSSDSEISVGGNMTPPPISKHDNSPSPTPPTWRLRPGPKSFKLQQASRNMRSLQLMTAATSTTFLPLKHDISLSCASDIGTITIPDTKSNSDTLHSKTCPSKEVLELTDHESSKLNDVNSQRTSDSSKAINVKPENANFHTADVIVIDSDDEVEIIDITPKHNSSVTTKRIQIESRNLSEVTTNIQKIKKNSKVTKMRRSEPSEVLNSPPKVNPRVNGLITLHLSSVSNTTNTTSTATTIPNINRANVMKPPIDSMNTTSIVRNNSNGSKEEADLLVDDKVLQKNPVLNLKITNVTSLRPEYYENPSTTVNVENITPDSSVTFAGSVQGDIPSLSGNQQLQVVQNQMMEIPKPQLKFIQLNTSSVSGSNLKRKSDEYTMDSPASILPITEDPEISCKKVRIDDSNDSTPKPQTRNISWNINSNDISRAVPVAPTSIPMSQSTSSYSSQQSTTALQVNMNGTQANKSCIRLIRRVDLEQKNGFCNYNSGTVGSSSVQNQSHVNINHIIIPNNVNTPIRIQLNSMSTSEVMKVSNSTQPELVVQHSVSNITECSDSIQNTTCHNFKSPVNELQNSPERPSTSINPQLFAHLPNSEDIVAPKPHTVHQSHEKIRQVQTQQNPIMFNEQTNPSTPDRTCYNSLPRNNSEGLTNSNENQSIANTMMKICNPVTQLGNGSLVTSGCDGDAGSSPAAEAGFALYSSSRTADHTKPEAIAFKQKPSAISDSAERVNHNSSISSTTRKCCNKPRVIPRKVPLQNLKFRVLDEDIVQMVVNDTFTVNLSTTAGNPLKARNVPDPMSVLEKQGLLLSSTQPNYSPPPPPSSSSSSSSSSSSSSSSSSSSSSSSSSPPPPPPPPPPPPPPPSPPSPPPSPPPPLPPSSSSSSSSSNPLDAEKCSIISVSKKCQSLGNMYDPVALECVFESDETSVIEEGTIKSSKSIASCDAKGQYSIQSNVSDGNEKQISLSDDMNSSYIQKTGLSVSACLNGNKRNFNRTCGKPKSLCEKEDNVIFHERRKCFGESNDQSLIKRFEDRSEIEGASNFDFCCRPNDILNANSWCNGLNRGSMCLVESSIDSSELKLPVIGYNSFKVINSSSHVYHNIDNSDASLQKSRINDWNNVVDSYVKDWSNKFTVNSKLVESDKYFDYPNLDKHHVEALDTNYQLINDVGLGISMKKQNFNICTNPITQRKDENVHKYGGDMCRSRLGIKVKIDLEKIQNLIVGQPQLFKKCKNYSKTERQDERFSEIVKTSARSQTFRSSDPEKCSQVSIIQTSPTDENVDTLNTTRKFST